One Methylocystis iwaonis genomic window, CGTGCTGAGCGTGCGCCGGTGGTCGGAGTTCGCGACGATCCAGCCTTATTTCATCGGGCGTAAACAATATGGCGACCCGTCGAGCGCCTCGGCGGCGAGTAGAGTGAGCCGCGAGACATATTCGCCGGGACTGCGCCTCTACGGCGTCCTCGGCAACTTCGACTATGATGTCGACGTCACCAAACAGTTCGGGCAGATCGGCGAGTATCAGCCGTTTGGCGGCACGTCCTTGCTGAAGAGCGTGCGCCTCGACGCCATCGCCTATGCCTTCGAGGCGGGCTACACCTATGTCGATCATCCCTGGAAGCCACGAATAAGCGTCAATTACGCCTATGGCTCCGGCGACAAGAGTCCCTACGACAACGCCAATCAGACGCTTGACATTCTCTACGGCTTCAATCAGCCCTTCTCGCGGAACGACTATTTCGCCTGGAACAACGTCAAAGCGCCGAAAATCCGCCTAGAGTTCACGCCGACAAAGAATCTTCAAATCGACACGGCTTTCGGCGGTTTCTGGCTCGCGAGCACGGCCGCCGCATGGGACCGCGCCAATCTCTATGCGCCGCTCGGCAATAGAGGCGGCTACCTGGGTTCCGAAGTGGACGTTCGCGTGCGCTACAAGCTGTCGCAATACATCAATCTGACCGCGAGCTACGCCCGCTTCTGGCCGGGCTCTTTTCCGTCGAGCTTCGGGCCGCCCGTTGTTGCACAGACCTATTTTCCGCAATCCTTTCGCGGGCAAACCACCACGACAAACGGTCTGACCGCGCAGCCGACCGACTTCTTCTATCTCGAAGCGACGGCGAACGCTTTCGGCGACGGTCAGCCGATCACGAGCAATCCCGCCCAGGATGTCGCCGGGATTTTCCGCGCTGAACCATCGAGCCTGGCTACGCCGACGTGGCGCGATTTCTATGTCGGGCTCAATGGCGGCGGGGCCTGGTCGAGCCCGAGATCAACGGTTTCTGTTGGGCCGATCAGCAGAGCGCAGCCGAGCCTGCCTGTCGCGGCGACGTCGAATATGCTCCCGACCAATTTCGAACTCTCGGGATTTCTCGGCGGCGGGCAAATTGGGTGGAACCGGAAATTCAAAACCAATGTCGTCGCTGGCCTCGAAACGGATTTACATGGCGTCAGCGGAAATACCGACAGGAAGGACCAGGCGACAAAAGCCTGGTCGATCGGCAACACTTTCGTCAATTACGGCGTGCGCTCGGCGACCTTGAATTTTCTCGGCACTGCCCGCGGCCGTCTCGGCTATCTCGCGACGCCTTCGGTGCTGCTTTATGGAACAGGCGGCCTCGCTTATGGCGGCGTCACCTCCAATGCTGCGCTTTTTACCTACCGGGTGGGCGGCTTTACAATAACCCAAGGCAATCCGCTGAATCAGGAGACGCGCATTGGGTGGACGGCCGGGGGCGGGCTCGAATGGGCGCTCTCGCCGAATTGGAGCGCGAAGGCGGAATATCTCCATTACGACCTCGGAACGGCGACAGCCATGGCCCCGGTATTCCACCCGAGCGGGTTCTATGGTTATGGCGTGCTCAGCCAGACCAAGTTCGACGGCAATGTCGTCCACGCCGGCGTCAATCGGCATTTCGATATGAGCTCGAAATAGGCTTCGAGTGACCGCGGTCGCGGGACGGATACCATTTCCGTTTAAACAGCTCGCATCGGCGCGTGTCATTCCCGGCGGACTGAAAGCCCCCTCAAGAGCGCTGGTTTTGCCCAGAGCCCGTCATTGCGAGCGAAGCGAAACAATCCAGGGCCGCGATGCGGCGCTGGATTGCTTCGTCGGCTCCGCCTCCTCGCAATGACGGCGGTGAGTCCCTGTGTGTCCGGCGCGAGCGTCGGGGATGGCGCCGAACCAATCGAGCGGCTCTCCTATGACCTTGGGAGGGCGTCTGTCTGGATGGCGCGGCCTTCAGAGGATGAAAAAGCCGCCCTGCCGCAGATCGCCGCGCTGCATGCGCGCGATCGGAACGACGACGCTTGGCGGGATGCCCTGCGCGTCGCCGGCCATACAGGGCGCGCGTTTGGAAGCATGGTACCGCCACCCCGGCTCGAACGGGGGACCCCCAGATCCACAATCTGGTGCTCTAACCAACTGAGCTATGGCGGCCCGAAGCGGCGCGAACCTATTCGCTCACGGCGGGGATTGCAAGCGCTCCTGCAATCACGTCGCGTAATTGGCCGTGAGGCCAGGCGGTTAGCGGCTGCGGCGCGGCGTGAGCGCCCTTTCTCCCAGCCTCACCAGCGCGGCGCGCAGCGATTCTTCGGCGACGCCCTCCGTCGCCTCGGCCGCCCGCGCCCGTACGGCGGGGTCCGCGGGCGCCATTTTGGGGCGGGTTTGCGCCGCCCGTTGCGCCAGCGCCTGCTGCCGGAACGTCACCCTGGAGACGCAGCGCCAGCCGAGATGGGCGTTGATCCGGTCGATGATGGCCGGAGCCATATGCTGGATCTCGAGGCTGAAACCCGGTTCGACGCGCAGAATGAGCGTCGCCGGCTCCTGCGCCTTGTCGGGGGAGGGCTTGCGGCCCCGGGCCGGCCATTGCAGGCGCTCGGGCGCGCATATGTCGGCGATGCGCGCGCCGACGATCTCGCGCCATTGCATCAGCAGCGACGCCTCGCCGAAGCCCTTTTTGGCCACGAGCGGATCGACCTGCTTGAGCACATATTCGGCGAGCGGGCGGGCGAAGACGCCTTTCTTGCGCGGCGCGGCGCTCATGCGCGGTCTTCTCCCTTGCTTCGGCGCAGCGGCGGCGCCAATGGCTCTGTCTCGATGATAAAGCCTCAAGCCAAACGGCGAAAGCGGCCCGAGGGCGCGGCGCCGGCCGAAACGCTGCTGGCCTGGTACGACGCCCATCGCCGCGATCTGCCGTGGCGCGCGCCGCCGGGACGGCAGGCGGACCCTTACGCCGTCTGGCTGTCGGAAATTATGCTGCAGCAGACGACCGTCGCGACGGTGAAGGGCTATTTCGAGAAATTTCTTGTGCGTTGGCCGACGGTCGAAGCGCTCGCCGAGGCGCCGCTGGAGGATGTGCTCGCGGCCTGGGCGGGGCTCGGCTATTACGCCCGCGCCCGTAATCTTCACGCCTGCGCGGGAAAAGTGGCGCGCGACCATGGCGGCCGGTTTCCGGCGCGCGAGGCGGCGCTGTTAGACCTGCCCGGGGTCGGGCCCTATACGGCGGCGGCCGTCGCCGCCATCGCCTTCGACGCCCCCTGCGCCGCAATCGACGGCAATGTCGAGCGGGTGATGACGCGGCTTTACGCGATCGAGACCCCCGTGCGCCAGGCAAAGCCGCTCATCCGGGAGAAGACGCAGGCGCTTCTCCCCGCCGCCCGCGCGGGGGATTTCGCCCAGGCGCTGATGGATCTCGGCGCGATGGTGTGCACGCCGCGCGGTCCTCTTTGCGGGCTCTGCCCATGGGCGCAAAATTGCGCCGCTTGTCGCGCGGGCGCGCAGGAGGATTACCCCGTCAAGGAGAAGAAGGCGGAAAAGCCGAAGCGGCGGGGCGCGATTTTCATTCTCAGGCGGGGAGAGGAGACGCTGCTGGCGCGCCGCCCGCCCGAAGGGCTTTTCGGCGGCATGAGCGCCTTTCCCGCAACGCCCTTTAGCCGGGACGTCGGCCCGGACGAATGGCTCGACTTCGCGCCATGCCCTGCGGAGTGGCGCGCGCTCGCCGAGCCCGTCGCCCATGTCTTCACACATTTCGCGCTCAGGGCTACTGTTTTCGTGGCGCGAACCGAGGCGGCGCCTCGGTTCGGCGCCGATTGCCGCTGGGCGGCGCGGCGCAA contains:
- a CDS encoding DUF721 domain-containing protein, which encodes MSAAPRKKGVFARPLAEYVLKQVDPLVAKKGFGEASLLMQWREIVGARIADICAPERLQWPARGRKPSPDKAQEPATLILRVEPGFSLEIQHMAPAIIDRINAHLGWRCVSRVTFRQQALAQRAAQTRPKMAPADPAVRARAAEATEGVAEESLRAALVRLGERALTPRRSR
- a CDS encoding alginate export family protein → MPTRGYRLEPQPDIPPYVRNLGKTYKQFEGIDWLNVGLDSRTRFEYRKNDYRPWTDTSTNPASSKRRYFPNSLWLLRTRAYIGVKDILDPFRFVVEFQDSRAFNSIYELQGQEINETDLISGYGELYFKDAFGGDDRGNDRPLSVRAGRFHLELVDRRLIAENEFRNTTNTFDGLRIKIGKRDNDWDLDNFAMRPVVRLPYEFDRPDWQNWVYGSVLSVRRWSEFATIQPYFIGRKQYGDPSSASAASRVSRETYSPGLRLYGVLGNFDYDVDVTKQFGQIGEYQPFGGTSLLKSVRLDAIAYAFEAGYTYVDHPWKPRISVNYAYGSGDKSPYDNANQTLDILYGFNQPFSRNDYFAWNNVKAPKIRLEFTPTKNLQIDTAFGGFWLASTAAAWDRANLYAPLGNRGGYLGSEVDVRVRYKLSQYINLTASYARFWPGSFPSSFGPPVVAQTYFPQSFRGQTTTTNGLTAQPTDFFYLEATANAFGDGQPITSNPAQDVAGIFRAEPSSLATPTWRDFYVGLNGGGAWSSPRSTVSVGPISRAQPSLPVAATSNMLPTNFELSGFLGGGQIGWNRKFKTNVVAGLETDLHGVSGNTDRKDQATKAWSIGNTFVNYGVRSATLNFLGTARGRLGYLATPSVLLYGTGGLAYGGVTSNAALFTYRVGGFTITQGNPLNQETRIGWTAGGGLEWALSPNWSAKAEYLHYDLGTATAMAPVFHPSGFYGYGVLSQTKFDGNVVHAGVNRHFDMSSK
- the mutY gene encoding A/G-specific adenine glycosylase translates to MIKPQAKRRKRPEGAAPAETLLAWYDAHRRDLPWRAPPGRQADPYAVWLSEIMLQQTTVATVKGYFEKFLVRWPTVEALAEAPLEDVLAAWAGLGYYARARNLHACAGKVARDHGGRFPAREAALLDLPGVGPYTAAAVAAIAFDAPCAAIDGNVERVMTRLYAIETPVRQAKPLIREKTQALLPAARAGDFAQALMDLGAMVCTPRGPLCGLCPWAQNCAACRAGAQEDYPVKEKKAEKPKRRGAIFILRRGEETLLARRPPEGLFGGMSAFPATPFSRDVGPDEWLDFAPCPAEWRALAEPVAHVFTHFALRATVFVARTEAAPRFGADCRWAARRNLDKEGLPTLMRKAAAAAGLFDD